Proteins from one Deinococcus sp. AB2017081 genomic window:
- a CDS encoding DNA internalization-related competence protein ComEC/Rec2, producing MAWPIPTVLGVIGGILLSLGVWWGGVALLGGALLALSDVRPLLAVLALAGGAAGFGSARLVSARPDVLRPWLGAQVTLEGEWDGQFLTLREPRARVVLAPKPAVRPGHLRVSGRLVAPDSRRTPGGFDQAAWLRAQGGVFLPTPTAVLVAARVRSSTREGGLRGWFRHGLTAGLPPRQAALMQAIELGDRNDIGREDFEEGYAVRDAFARSGLAHLMALSGQNVALITGVLVWLIGRVGWPPGVRYGVPAFLLIFYLLLVGLSPSITRAVIMGFVVLVALAIGRGKVDPYGLTALAALVCLLLFPLWLLDIGFQLSFLAVLGLTLAGRAADRLPAALPYWLRTAVAATVLAELATLPVIAGTFGQLPLVGLPANLLAAPVMAVLVPTGFLAGLLGPLAAPLNLLNRVLADALLGIAWAAGQFPVLPWGTVSPAGVIAYAVCAGAGVLWLRGRVRAPAVLGTVLACALLTALPGRLHPPRDLVFLDVGQGDSTLLRVPGLTMLVDAGGSVNSDYDVGGRTVVPALRALGVRKLDVVVATHADTDHIEGLTSVLRSLPVGELWIGHRKAGDPVLDAVLAAAQERHVPVREVTRGDRISAAGLSVTVLWPPGNVWSTADNDNSVAVKVESGAWSTALLGDLADPAESMIGVGNLDVLKAAHHGSRFSTGAALLAQATPQHAVISVGRNTYGHPNADVLGRLQAAGTKVWRTDEVGTITWPVP from the coding sequence GTGGCGTGGCCGATCCCCACCGTGCTGGGCGTGATCGGCGGCATTCTGCTGTCGCTGGGCGTGTGGTGGGGCGGGGTGGCCCTGCTGGGCGGGGCGCTGCTGGCCCTGTCCGATGTCCGGCCGCTGCTGGCCGTGCTGGCCCTGGCCGGCGGCGCGGCCGGGTTCGGTTCGGCGCGGCTGGTCAGCGCCCGCCCCGACGTCCTGCGCCCGTGGCTGGGCGCCCAGGTCACGCTGGAGGGCGAGTGGGACGGCCAGTTCCTGACGCTGCGGGAGCCGCGTGCCCGCGTGGTGCTGGCCCCGAAACCGGCCGTGCGGCCCGGGCACCTGCGCGTGAGCGGGCGCCTGGTCGCTCCGGACAGCCGGCGCACCCCTGGCGGCTTCGACCAGGCCGCGTGGCTGCGTGCCCAGGGCGGCGTGTTCCTGCCCACCCCGACGGCCGTACTGGTGGCAGCCCGCGTGCGCTCCAGCACACGCGAGGGCGGCCTGCGCGGGTGGTTCCGCCACGGCCTGACCGCCGGCCTGCCCCCGCGCCAGGCGGCCCTGATGCAGGCCATCGAACTCGGTGACCGCAACGACATCGGCCGCGAGGACTTCGAGGAGGGCTACGCCGTGCGGGACGCCTTCGCCCGCTCGGGCCTCGCGCACCTGATGGCGCTGTCGGGGCAGAACGTCGCCCTGATCACGGGCGTGCTCGTGTGGCTGATCGGCCGCGTGGGCTGGCCGCCGGGCGTGCGCTACGGCGTACCGGCGTTCCTGCTGATCTTCTACCTGTTGCTGGTGGGCCTGTCGCCGAGCATCACCCGCGCCGTGATCATGGGCTTCGTGGTGCTGGTGGCACTGGCGATCGGGCGCGGCAAGGTCGACCCCTACGGCCTGACCGCGCTGGCCGCCCTGGTGTGCCTGCTGCTGTTCCCGCTGTGGCTGCTGGACATCGGCTTCCAGCTGTCGTTCCTGGCCGTGCTGGGCCTGACCCTGGCCGGACGCGCCGCCGACCGCCTGCCCGCCGCGCTGCCGTACTGGCTGCGGACGGCGGTCGCCGCGACCGTCCTGGCCGAGCTTGCCACGCTGCCGGTCATCGCGGGCACCTTCGGGCAGCTGCCGCTGGTGGGCCTGCCGGCGAACCTGCTGGCCGCGCCGGTCATGGCCGTGCTGGTGCCCACCGGCTTCCTGGCAGGACTGCTGGGGCCGCTGGCCGCACCGCTGAACCTCCTGAACCGCGTGCTGGCCGACGCCCTGCTGGGGATCGCGTGGGCCGCCGGGCAGTTCCCGGTGCTCCCGTGGGGCACGGTCTCCCCGGCCGGCGTGATCGCCTACGCCGTGTGCGCCGGAGCCGGCGTGCTGTGGCTGCGGGGCCGCGTCCGGGCACCCGCCGTTCTGGGCACCGTGCTCGCGTGTGCGCTCCTGACCGCGCTGCCCGGCCGCCTGCACCCCCCGCGCGATCTGGTCTTTCTGGACGTGGGCCAGGGCGACAGCACCCTGCTGCGCGTGCCCGGCCTGACCATGCTGGTCGATGCCGGCGGCTCCGTGAACAGCGACTACGACGTCGGGGGCCGCACGGTCGTTCCGGCCCTGCGGGCCCTGGGCGTGCGGAAGCTGGACGTTGTTGTGGCCACCCATGCCGATACCGACCACATCGAGGGGCTGACGAGTGTCCTGCGTTCGTTGCCCGTCGGGGAGCTATGGATCGGGCACCGAAAGGCGGGCGACCCGGTGCTGGACGCCGTGCTGGCTGCCGCCCAGGAACGCCACGTGCCCGTGCGCGAGGTCACGCGCGGCGACCGGATCAGCGCCGCCGGGCTCAGCGTGACCGTCCTGTGGCCACCGGGGAATGTGTGGTCGACCGCCGACAACGACAACTCGGTGGCCGTGAAGGTCGAGTCCGGAGCGTGGAGCACCGCCCTGCTGGGAGATCTGGCCGACCCCGCCGAATCCATGATCGGCGTGGGGAACCTTGACGTGCTCAAGGCCGCGCACCACGGCAGCCGCTTCAGCACCGGGGCGGCCCTGCTGGCCCAGGCCACGCCGCAGCACGCCGTCATCAGCGTGGGCCGCAACACCTATGGCCACCCCAACGCCGACGTGCTGGGCAGGCTTCAGGCGGCAGGCACGAAGGTCTGGCGCACGGATGAGGTGGGGACGATCACGTGGCCTGTACCGTGA
- a CDS encoding Gfo/Idh/MocA family protein, producing the protein MTTFRWGILGAARIARRLVPAMRAAGGEVVAVGVRDTSSEHAQAFSQQWNIPIVGGYQDVLDSDVDAVYIPLPNDGHQPWTLAALRAGKHVLTEKPYTLDAAQAREIVDVAEQTGKTAMEAFAPRCHPYLRRVRDIVQGGELGEVRVVRSAFGFGLDNAGDIRWDATKGGGALYDVGTYCVNTTRLLLGEPVAATAQALWTPGGVDASLSGTLEYPGALVTLDCGFNWGSPDTQRLTVIGTRGTMESPYVSSPADDQPVTLTIRTADGTREEVIAPANAYTEMVTLFQQAAQGHAPNPYPPADAVAQMRVLDALYGSARTGQRVDVGPRSVDT; encoded by the coding sequence ATGACCACCTTCCGCTGGGGCATCCTGGGCGCCGCCCGCATTGCACGCCGTCTTGTTCCCGCCATGCGTGCGGCTGGAGGCGAGGTCGTCGCCGTGGGCGTGCGAGATACGTCATCCGAACACGCCCAGGCGTTCTCGCAGCAGTGGAACATTCCCATCGTGGGCGGGTATCAGGACGTGCTGGACAGTGACGTGGACGCCGTGTACATCCCACTGCCGAACGACGGGCACCAGCCGTGGACGCTGGCGGCGCTGCGGGCCGGGAAGCATGTGCTGACCGAGAAGCCCTACACCCTGGACGCCGCCCAGGCCCGTGAGATCGTGGACGTGGCCGAGCAGACGGGGAAGACCGCCATGGAGGCCTTCGCCCCGCGCTGCCACCCGTACCTCAGGCGTGTGCGGGACATCGTGCAGGGCGGCGAACTGGGCGAGGTGCGCGTGGTGCGCAGCGCTTTCGGCTTCGGCCTGGACAACGCGGGCGATATCCGCTGGGACGCGACCAAGGGCGGCGGGGCGCTGTACGACGTGGGGACGTACTGCGTGAACACCACCCGCCTGCTGCTCGGGGAGCCGGTGGCCGCCACCGCGCAGGCCCTGTGGACACCCGGCGGCGTGGACGCCTCGCTGAGCGGCACGCTGGAGTACCCCGGTGCGCTCGTCACCCTGGACTGCGGCTTCAACTGGGGCAGTCCCGACACGCAGCGCCTGACCGTGATCGGCACGCGCGGCACGATGGAGTCGCCGTACGTGTCCAGCCCGGCCGACGACCAGCCTGTCACGTTGACGATCCGCACCGCTGACGGCACCCGCGAGGAAGTGATCGCTCCCGCCAATGCCTATACCGAGATGGTCACGCTGTTCCAGCAGGCCGCGCAGGGCCACGCCCCCAACCCCTACCCACCCGCCGACGCCGTGGCCCAGATGCGCGTGCTGGACGCCCTGTACGGGTCGGCCCGGACGGGGCAGCGGGTGGACGTCGGGCCGCGTTCAGTCGATACGTGA
- a CDS encoding methyltransferase domain-containing protein — MPRPARPARPPADRPRADHPRADRPHGTGRKTSRPKVDHRTRQKAHEYELDALSGLERVAETELAAVPLARDIRGPRFWYPGDPDRLTRMKSVIAVYRIQTWDVPRPRGLLGNQQLSELTEYLRSVVQVGHHASFRIGAAGRESSVMQRLAEELEQGLNLPHDPENGELLIRLRPELDGPGWDVLARITPRPLSARAWRVCNMHGGLNATIAYAVHKLAGQREEDRIFNPMSGSGTLLIERELMGPSAAMVGVDIDQRAVDCAKSNIHAAKRDIEVACIDALHTGLPARSFDLIVGDLPWGDAIGTHVDNEALYPAFLSEMHRLTSKQGRLAVITHEIRLFERVLQNQQKWHAQELLQVASGGHHPKVYLLHKR; from the coding sequence ATGCCCCGTCCCGCCCGCCCTGCCCGACCCCCCGCCGACCGACCGCGTGCCGACCACCCACGGGCCGACCGGCCCCACGGCACCGGACGCAAGACCAGCCGCCCGAAGGTCGACCACCGCACCCGCCAGAAGGCGCACGAATACGAACTCGATGCCCTGAGCGGCCTGGAGCGGGTCGCCGAGACCGAACTCGCCGCCGTGCCCCTGGCCCGCGACATCCGTGGCCCGCGCTTCTGGTATCCCGGCGATCCCGACCGCCTGACCCGCATGAAGTCCGTGATCGCCGTGTACCGCATCCAGACCTGGGACGTGCCCCGGCCGCGCGGTCTGCTGGGCAACCAGCAGCTCTCGGAACTGACCGAGTACCTGCGCAGCGTCGTGCAGGTCGGGCACCATGCGTCCTTCCGCATCGGCGCGGCGGGCAGGGAATCCAGCGTCATGCAGCGCCTGGCCGAGGAACTGGAACAGGGTCTGAACCTCCCGCACGATCCCGAGAACGGCGAGCTGCTGATCCGCCTGCGCCCTGAACTGGACGGCCCCGGCTGGGACGTGCTGGCCCGGATCACCCCCAGACCCCTGTCGGCCCGCGCGTGGCGCGTGTGCAACATGCACGGCGGCCTGAACGCCACCATTGCCTACGCCGTGCACAAGCTGGCCGGGCAGCGCGAGGAAGACCGCATCTTCAACCCCATGAGCGGCAGCGGCACGCTCCTGATCGAGCGCGAGCTGATGGGGCCGAGTGCCGCCATGGTCGGCGTGGACATCGACCAGCGGGCCGTGGACTGCGCGAAGTCGAACATCCACGCCGCGAAGCGCGACATCGAGGTCGCATGCATTGACGCCCTGCACACCGGCCTGCCGGCCCGCAGCTTCGACCTGATCGTGGGCGACCTGCCCTGGGGCGACGCGATCGGCACCCACGTCGACAACGAGGCCCTGTACCCCGCCTTCCTGTCGGAGATGCACCGCCTGACGAGCAAACAGGGCCGCCTGGCCGTGATCACCCACGAGATCCGCCTGTTCGAGCGCGTGCTCCAGAACCAGCAGAAATGGCACGCCCAGGAACTCCTCCAGGTTGCCAGCGGCGGGCATCATCCGAAGGTGTACCTGCTGCACAAGCGGTAG
- a CDS encoding TrkH family potassium uptake protein produces MTRLPPAPPSTPPGPGGRRLRKPLLSRLSPPQLIALSFAAAIFVGAVLLWLPVMHGVNPDGTRRSVNFLQALFTATSALCVTGLNVIDPSKDFNRLGQVVIMLLIQLGGLGIITFGTSFALLSRRRVNFSDRIRLAQQVSALNAGDVLPLIRNIFLFTFVIEAVGALLLLPAFVPREGWGRGTFYAIFHSISAFNNAGFALYSDNLMGFVGDPLVSIVISLLIILGGTGFLVQLNVVGRLLNPRRQRLMVHSKLVLTMMGVLLALGTVAYLALEWSNPKTLGPLGFGDKLLASFFQSVTTRTAGFNTLDYGAMGVPVIFISILLMFIGANPGSTGGGIKTSTFYVMMASAWSMVRGRRDITLFRRRLDTETVLRAMTVGLLSIGLVNVMLIALLMLNSRPEILFVQLFFEAVSAFGTVGLSMNTTPLLNPGQHVILILLMFLGRIGPLTFAVAFSRPESRDLVRYPADKDILIG; encoded by the coding sequence ATGACCCGTCTGCCTCCTGCCCCGCCCTCCACCCCCCCCGGCCCCGGCGGTCGTCGTCTGCGCAAGCCCCTGCTGTCACGCCTGAGTCCGCCGCAGCTGATCGCCCTGTCTTTCGCGGCGGCCATCTTCGTGGGGGCAGTGCTGCTGTGGCTGCCGGTCATGCACGGCGTGAATCCGGACGGCACACGGCGCAGCGTGAATTTCCTGCAGGCACTCTTCACGGCGACCAGTGCGCTGTGCGTGACCGGCCTGAACGTCATCGACCCCTCCAAGGACTTCAACCGGCTGGGACAGGTGGTCATCATGCTGCTGATCCAGCTGGGCGGCCTGGGGATCATCACCTTCGGGACGTCGTTCGCGCTGCTGTCGCGGCGGCGGGTGAACTTCTCCGACCGCATCCGGCTGGCGCAGCAGGTCAGTGCCCTGAATGCCGGCGACGTGCTGCCGCTGATCCGCAACATCTTCCTGTTTACCTTCGTGATCGAGGCCGTCGGGGCGCTGCTGCTGCTGCCCGCCTTCGTCCCGCGTGAGGGCTGGGGGCGCGGCACCTTCTACGCCATCTTCCACTCGATCAGCGCCTTCAACAACGCGGGCTTCGCGCTCTACAGCGACAACCTGATGGGCTTCGTGGGCGATCCGCTGGTCAGCATCGTGATCTCGCTGCTGATCATCCTGGGCGGCACGGGCTTTCTGGTGCAGCTGAACGTGGTGGGGCGGCTGCTCAATCCGCGCCGTCAGCGCCTGATGGTTCACAGCAAGCTGGTGCTCACCATGATGGGCGTGTTGCTGGCCCTGGGCACCGTGGCGTACCTGGCGCTGGAGTGGAGCAACCCGAAGACGCTGGGGCCGCTGGGCTTTGGGGACAAGTTGCTCGCGTCGTTCTTCCAGAGCGTGACCACGCGCACGGCCGGCTTCAACACGCTGGACTACGGCGCGATGGGCGTGCCGGTCATCTTCATCTCGATCCTGCTGATGTTCATCGGCGCGAACCCCGGCAGTACCGGGGGCGGGATCAAGACCAGCACCTTCTACGTGATGATGGCCTCGGCGTGGAGCATGGTGCGCGGCCGGCGCGACATCACCCTGTTCCGCCGCCGCCTGGACACCGAGACGGTGCTGCGGGCCATGACGGTCGGCCTGCTGAGCATCGGGCTGGTCAATGTCATGCTGATCGCGCTGCTGATGCTCAACTCGCGTCCGGAGATCCTGTTCGTGCAGCTGTTTTTCGAGGCGGTCAGCGCCTTCGGCACGGTGGGCCTGAGCATGAACACCACGCCACTGCTCAATCCGGGCCAGCACGTCATCCTGATCCTGCTGATGTTCCTGGGCAGGATCGGGCCGCTCACCTTCGCCGTGGCCTTCAGCCGCCCGGAGAGCCGCGACCTGGTGCGCTACCCGGCCGACAAGGACATCCTGATCGGGTAG
- a CDS encoding potassium channel family protein: MKTKQCLVIGLGRFGTAVATTLYEMGHEVVAIDHGEENVDRVMNLVTHAAIVDATDERALRSIGVAEFDVVVVAIGTDVQANILATMNAKSLGATYVVSKAIDEMARRVLERIGADLVIRPEHDMGVRLARQIATPNIVDTLDLGGDYAIVEIEANERLKGTLRDLNLTGRFGVQIIAISHAGKIEVTPRAEDIIKPHDRLVVIGTSHNLDELRRFLGE, translated from the coding sequence ATGAAGACCAAACAATGCCTCGTGATCGGCCTGGGCCGCTTCGGTACGGCCGTCGCCACCACCCTCTACGAGATGGGCCACGAGGTCGTCGCCATCGACCACGGCGAGGAGAACGTCGACCGGGTCATGAACCTCGTCACGCATGCGGCTATCGTGGACGCCACCGACGAACGGGCGCTGCGCTCGATCGGGGTCGCGGAGTTCGACGTGGTCGTGGTGGCGATCGGCACGGACGTGCAGGCGAACATCCTGGCGACCATGAACGCCAAGAGCCTGGGCGCGACCTACGTGGTCAGCAAGGCCATCGACGAGATGGCCCGCCGCGTGCTGGAGCGCATCGGGGCCGACCTCGTGATCCGCCCGGAACACGACATGGGCGTGCGGCTGGCGCGGCAGATCGCCACCCCGAACATCGTGGACACCCTGGATCTGGGCGGCGACTACGCCATCGTCGAGATCGAGGCCAACGAGCGCCTGAAGGGCACGCTGCGCGACCTGAACCTCACCGGGCGCTTCGGGGTGCAGATCATCGCCATCAGCCACGCCGGGAAGATCGAGGTCACGCCCCGCGCCGAGGACATCATCAAGCCGCATGACCGGCTGGTCGTGATCGGCACCAGCCACAACCTGGACGAACTGCGCCGCTTCCTGGGCGAGTAG
- a CDS encoding alpha/beta fold hydrolase: MVTETDVTLDGRTLHVYDAGSTDAFPVVWHHGTPNIGPPPEPLSGAARRLNLRLIGYDRPGYGGSTPRPDRSVASAAGDALAVADALGLERYAVLGHSGGGPHALASAALSRQRVVAAVSIAGLAPYGVQGLDWYAGMHSSAALEAAAAGRAAKEAYEATDPPFDPELFTPADHAALQGPWAWLNSVVGPALPHGPAPLIDDDLAYVRPWGFEPADIRVPTLLLHGRDDRVVPAAHSEWLAEHIPGAELRVTDGDGHLSVLNHAQAALEWVAASIPG, from the coding sequence ATGGTCACCGAGACGGATGTGACGCTGGACGGCCGTACCCTGCACGTTTACGACGCCGGTTCGACCGACGCCTTCCCGGTCGTGTGGCACCACGGCACCCCGAACATCGGCCCGCCGCCCGAACCGCTGTCCGGGGCGGCCCGGCGGCTCAACCTGCGTCTGATCGGCTACGACCGGCCCGGTTACGGTGGCAGCACGCCCCGCCCTGACCGCTCCGTCGCGTCGGCGGCCGGGGACGCCCTGGCTGTGGCCGACGCGCTTGGCCTGGAACGCTACGCCGTGCTGGGGCACTCCGGCGGCGGCCCCCACGCCCTAGCGAGCGCCGCGCTGTCTCGGCAGCGGGTCGTGGCGGCGGTCAGCATCGCGGGCCTCGCGCCATATGGGGTTCAGGGGCTGGACTGGTACGCCGGGATGCACTCGTCCGCCGCGCTGGAGGCCGCCGCTGCCGGTCGCGCCGCGAAGGAGGCCTACGAGGCCACCGATCCCCCCTTCGACCCGGAGCTGTTCACACCCGCCGACCACGCCGCCCTGCAAGGCCCGTGGGCGTGGCTGAACAGCGTCGTCGGCCCGGCCCTGCCGCATGGCCCCGCGCCCCTGATCGACGACGACCTCGCGTATGTCCGCCCGTGGGGCTTCGAGCCGGCCGACATCCGTGTGCCCACCCTCCTGCTGCACGGCCGGGACGACCGCGTGGTGCCCGCTGCGCACAGCGAGTGGCTGGCCGAGCACATCCCCGGCGCGGAACTGCGCGTGACCGACGGCGACGGCCACCTCTCGGTGCTGAACCACGCCCAGGCGGCGCTGGAGTGGGTGGCGGCCAGCATACCGGGATAG
- the murI gene encoding glutamate racemase — MSSSAPVGVFDSGVGGLSVLAELRRELPHEDVLYLGDTAHVPYGDRSEEDVIDLTERAVAALEARGVKAVVVACNTAAAFSLSRVRSRFAFPVIGLVPAVKPAAQATRTGRVAVLATPVTLKGQLMKDVIRDHAEPLGVEVTGVVNLKLVPLVEAGHADSPEARAELRATLAPLRDAGVDQLVLGCTHYPFLAPAIHAEFGDTFTLVDSGAGVARHTRRVLEQGQLLNAQTTPGTVTYLVTGSVEAATPVIAALSATPLTAMPRTENGHSGEHLPAAATLRIESIHT, encoded by the coding sequence ATGTCTTCCTCGGCTCCGGTGGGTGTGTTCGACAGTGGCGTGGGCGGCCTGAGCGTCCTGGCCGAGCTGCGCCGGGAACTCCCGCACGAGGACGTGCTGTACCTGGGCGACACGGCGCACGTGCCCTACGGCGACCGCAGCGAGGAGGACGTGATCGACCTGACCGAGCGGGCGGTGGCGGCGCTGGAGGCGCGGGGCGTGAAGGCAGTCGTGGTGGCGTGCAACACCGCTGCGGCCTTCAGCCTGTCGCGGGTGCGGTCGCGCTTCGCGTTCCCGGTGATCGGGCTGGTGCCCGCGGTGAAACCCGCCGCGCAGGCCACCCGCACGGGCCGGGTCGCCGTGCTCGCCACGCCCGTGACCCTGAAGGGCCAGCTGATGAAGGACGTGATCCGCGACCACGCCGAGCCGCTGGGGGTCGAGGTGACTGGCGTGGTGAACCTGAAGCTGGTGCCCCTGGTCGAGGCCGGGCACGCCGACAGCCCCGAGGCGCGGGCCGAACTGCGGGCCACCCTGGCCCCGCTGCGCGACGCCGGCGTGGATCAGCTGGTGCTGGGCTGCACGCACTACCCCTTCCTGGCCCCGGCGATCCACGCTGAGTTCGGGGATACCTTCACGCTGGTCGACAGCGGCGCCGGCGTGGCGCGGCACACGCGGCGCGTGCTGGAGCAGGGGCAGCTCCTGAACGCGCAGACCACGCCCGGCACCGTCACCTACCTCGTGACGGGCAGTGTGGAGGCGGCCACTCCGGTCATCGCGGCCCTGAGCGCCACCCCCCTGACCGCCATGCCCCGAACTGAAAACGGGCATAGTGGGGAACATCTCCCTGCGGCGGCCACGCTGCGAATCGAGTCCATCCACACATGA
- the rph gene encoding ribonuclease PH, which produces MTQHRPAMPVREGRDALTPRPLSVRRGVNPHAPGSAHLILGRTEILATVTLEDKPAPHMRGRKEGWLTAEYAMLPRATHDRQARERNLQNGRRHEIQRLLGRALRSSMDLRPFRNQTIYVDCDVLVADGGTRVASVLAGHAALHDFCDRLVKQGKLTEWPIRHNVGAISVGLIGTELRVDLDYAEDSTARADLNVVATDTGLIIEVQGGAEDGPVTPSEYVQLLTAGTDAVQRVMADLTRQLAAIQGL; this is translated from the coding sequence ATGACCCAGCACCGCCCTGCCATGCCCGTCCGTGAGGGCCGGGATGCCCTGACCCCCCGCCCCCTGAGTGTCCGGCGCGGCGTGAACCCGCACGCGCCCGGCAGCGCCCACCTGATCCTGGGCCGCACCGAGATCCTGGCGACCGTCACGCTGGAGGACAAGCCCGCGCCGCACATGCGGGGGCGCAAGGAGGGCTGGCTGACCGCCGAATACGCCATGCTTCCCCGCGCCACGCACGACCGGCAGGCCCGCGAGCGCAACCTCCAGAATGGCCGCCGCCACGAGATCCAGCGCCTGCTGGGCCGCGCGCTGCGCTCCAGCATGGATCTGCGCCCGTTCCGCAACCAGACCATCTACGTGGACTGCGACGTGCTGGTCGCGGACGGCGGCACGCGGGTGGCGAGCGTCCTGGCGGGGCACGCCGCCCTGCACGACTTCTGCGACCGGCTGGTCAAGCAGGGCAAACTGACCGAGTGGCCGATCCGGCACAACGTCGGCGCGATCAGCGTGGGCCTGATCGGCACTGAGCTGCGCGTGGATCTGGACTACGCCGAGGACAGCACCGCGCGGGCCGACCTGAACGTCGTCGCCACCGACACCGGCCTGATCATCGAGGTGCAGGGCGGGGCCGAGGACGGCCCGGTCACGCCCTCCGAGTACGTGCAGCTCCTCACGGCGGGGACGGACGCCGTCCAGCGCGTGATGGCCGACCTGACCCGGCAGCTCGCGGCGATTCAGGGTCTCTGA
- a CDS encoding DoxX family protein: protein MSVTGFIGRALLSSLFIKQGIEHFQNPEPIVRAARGAEVPEPELAVKVNSGVMLGAGALMALGVAPRLMSTALATSLIPTTVIGHPFWDKQGKERQQQQVQFLKNLALFGALLYVTSQD, encoded by the coding sequence ATGAGTGTGACGGGATTCATCGGGCGGGCGCTACTGTCGAGCTTGTTCATCAAACAGGGAATCGAGCATTTCCAGAACCCGGAGCCGATCGTGCGCGCGGCGCGGGGGGCCGAGGTACCCGAGCCTGAACTGGCCGTGAAGGTCAATTCCGGCGTCATGCTGGGGGCCGGGGCCCTGATGGCCCTGGGCGTCGCCCCGCGCCTGATGAGCACGGCCCTGGCGACCAGCCTGATCCCGACCACCGTGATCGGCCACCCGTTCTGGGACAAACAGGGCAAGGAACGCCAGCAGCAGCAGGTGCAGTTCCTGAAGAACCTCGCCCTGTTCGGTGCCCTGCTGTACGTGACCAGCCAGGACTGA
- a CDS encoding DUF4262 domain-containing protein: MSTSDQPWPQPDDDYDEAVIRNIKQFGWHVVLIPEEDDLPAFAYTIGLQKSYGHPEVIVFGMSLENMHLMLNNVGILARDGHRQYDKNPSSEVIEGYEVAFRTVDQQHYREYLGTGMWFYQGFNFATLQMIWPDREGRFPWDDGFHAANLPRQPPLYL, from the coding sequence GTGAGCACTTCCGATCAACCCTGGCCGCAGCCAGACGATGATTACGACGAGGCCGTGATCAGGAACATCAAGCAGTTTGGTTGGCATGTGGTTCTAATCCCGGAAGAAGATGATCTCCCAGCGTTTGCGTATACCATCGGACTCCAGAAAAGTTATGGCCATCCAGAAGTGATCGTGTTCGGGATGTCACTGGAGAACATGCACCTCATGCTGAACAATGTCGGGATCCTTGCAAGAGACGGGCATCGTCAATACGACAAGAACCCCTCCTCCGAGGTGATCGAAGGATACGAGGTTGCCTTTCGGACAGTGGATCAACAGCATTACCGCGAGTATCTTGGCACCGGTATGTGGTTCTACCAGGGCTTCAACTTCGCTACCTTGCAGATGATCTGGCCTGACCGGGAAGGGCGTTTTCCTTGGGATGACGGCTTCCATGCCGCGAATCTGCCGCGACAGCCGCCACTGTACTTGTAA
- a CDS encoding magnesium transporter CorA family protein, with the protein MLTYYRSIGGKLTTLEAYTDGCWVNAADPTPEELARVSRETGLDLDYLSYPLDPDERSRFEREDGQLLMIMQTSYRLPEESDIPYDTVPLGILHTDHCVVTVCSLPENPVIKDVLSGLVRRVSTVKKNRLTLQLFLRNAQRFLIDVRQINKRVDAIEDKLENSQQNRELLNLLKLEKSLVYFMTGLKANEAMMERVKRDRIFEMYEEDSDLLDDVLIENLQAIEMASIASNILTSMAGAFASVISNNVNQVVKVLTVTTILVAIPTLVTSIFGMNVPVPFHDDPYGIWIVLGIAVALAGTLALAFHRLRVL; encoded by the coding sequence ATGCTGACGTACTACCGCTCCATCGGCGGCAAACTCACCACCCTGGAGGCCTATACCGACGGCTGCTGGGTGAACGCCGCCGACCCCACGCCCGAAGAACTGGCCCGCGTGTCGCGCGAGACAGGGCTGGATCTCGACTACCTGTCGTATCCCCTCGACCCGGACGAGAGATCGCGCTTCGAGCGCGAGGACGGGCAGCTGCTGATGATCATGCAGACCAGCTACCGCCTGCCCGAGGAGAGTGACATCCCCTACGACACGGTGCCGCTGGGCATCCTGCACACGGATCACTGCGTCGTGACGGTGTGCAGCCTGCCGGAGAACCCGGTGATCAAGGACGTGTTGAGCGGTCTGGTCCGCCGCGTGAGCACCGTCAAGAAGAACCGCCTGACGCTGCAACTCTTCCTGCGCAACGCCCAGCGCTTCCTGATCGACGTGCGCCAGATCAACAAGCGCGTGGACGCGATCGAGGACAAGCTGGAGAACAGCCAGCAGAACCGCGAGCTGCTGAACCTCCTGAAGCTGGAAAAGAGCCTGGTGTACTTCATGACCGGCCTGAAGGCCAACGAGGCCATGATGGAGCGCGTCAAACGCGACCGGATCTTCGAGATGTACGAGGAGGATTCGGATCTGCTCGACGACGTCCTGATCGAGAATCTCCAGGCCATCGAGATGGCGTCGATCGCCAGCAACATCCTGACCAGCATGGCCGGGGCCTTTGCCAGCGTGATCAGCAACAACGTGAATCAGGTCGTGAAGGTGCTGACCGTGACCACGATCCTGGTCGCCATCCCGACCCTGGTGACCAGCATCTTCGGGATGAACGTGCCCGTGCCCTTCCATGACGATCCCTACGGCATCTGGATCGTTCTGGGGATCGCCGTGGCGCTGGCGGGCACGCTGGCCCTGGCCTTCCACCGGCTGCGGGTGCTGTGA